A genome region from Chloroflexia bacterium SDU3-3 includes the following:
- a CDS encoding HAMP domain-containing protein, whose translation MQAHNQRLTTRVTIGGVIALGIIAIAFASIAWNLISINSSVSYLSSHVVRQAMDSSLFNAVVFRTIAESESFGRARKSADRQETLDALRSTKDMLAELEQLANDHPGAASAPDHADQLALQRQRQEMYAQLEPLVKNVLAAAEMNDNDQLRTLFAQMDTFERTTEAIEDRSSELTGVSVRYAEELSAQATQRTIVLAVGLFALLCLMGLTITVLIRREITQPIGQLAAAAGQVGAGNLDPYIAEGKDNEIGQLQQAFRSMLASLRSSSAQLIEHQHTLEHRVAERTAELRQALAEREQLIGTVRGLSSPVVPISDGVLAMPLIGVIDDARAADILEVLLGVVEQRRARHVLLDVTGVPLIDTQVAAMLIRSADAARLLGARVALVGLRPELAQTIVGLGIDIAHIPTYPDLQTGLHAIERARQKAVAPRSLGRNR comes from the coding sequence ATGCAAGCACACAATCAGCGGCTGACCACGAGAGTCACCATCGGCGGGGTGATCGCGCTTGGTATTATCGCGATCGCCTTCGCCTCGATCGCCTGGAACCTGATCAGCATCAACAGCTCGGTCAGCTACCTCTCCTCCCACGTGGTCCGGCAGGCTATGGACAGCAGCCTGTTCAACGCCGTGGTCTTTCGCACCATCGCCGAGTCCGAGTCGTTCGGGCGGGCCAGGAAGTCGGCGGACCGCCAGGAGACGCTGGATGCGCTGCGCAGCACCAAGGACATGCTGGCCGAGCTGGAGCAGCTGGCCAACGACCACCCCGGCGCGGCCAGCGCCCCCGACCACGCCGACCAGCTGGCGCTCCAGCGGCAGCGCCAGGAGATGTACGCCCAGCTGGAGCCGCTGGTGAAAAACGTGCTGGCCGCCGCCGAGATGAACGATAACGACCAGCTGCGCACACTCTTCGCCCAGATGGACACCTTCGAGCGCACCACCGAGGCGATCGAGGACCGGTCGAGCGAGCTGACCGGCGTCTCGGTGCGCTACGCCGAGGAGCTGTCGGCGCAGGCCACCCAGCGCACCATCGTGCTGGCCGTCGGCCTGTTCGCGCTGCTCTGCCTGATGGGCCTGACCATCACGGTGCTCATCCGCCGCGAGATCACCCAGCCCATCGGCCAGCTGGCTGCGGCGGCGGGCCAGGTGGGCGCGGGCAACCTCGACCCCTACATCGCCGAGGGCAAGGACAACGAGATCGGCCAGCTCCAGCAGGCCTTCCGCTCCATGCTGGCCAGCCTGCGCTCCAGCAGCGCCCAGCTGATCGAGCACCAGCACACCCTAGAGCACCGCGTGGCCGAGCGCACCGCCGAGCTGCGCCAGGCCCTGGCCGAGCGCGAGCAGCTGATCGGCACGGTGCGCGGCCTCAGCTCGCCGGTGGTGCCGATCTCCGACGGGGTGCTGGCCATGCCGCTGATCGGCGTGATCGACGACGCCCGCGCCGCCGACATCCTGGAGGTGCTGCTGGGCGTGGTGGAGCAGCGCCGCGCCCGCCACGTGCTGCTGGATGTCACCGGCGTGCCGCTGATCGACACCCAGGTGGCGGCCATGCTCATCCGCTCCGCCGACGCGGCCCGGCTGCTAGGCGCGCGCGTGGCCCTGGTGGGCCTGCGCCCCGAGCTAGCCCAGACAATCGTGGGCCTGGGCATCGACATCGCCCACATCCCCACCTACCCCGACCTGCAGACCGGCCTGCACGCGATCGAGCGCGCCAGGCAAAAAGCGGTCGCGCCCCGGAGCTTGGGGCGCAACCGCTAG
- a CDS encoding dockerin produces the protein MTPGDTIQLTVDLSQPTGPLRHGASGALYGLGNAGIPSAHALAPIRPQVAAQKPEGGLQHPNGDALDVAATFHAAGGREIEIYMQDIYARWPYEQLGLDDYLEKVGQIVRGVLDSPHRAMFSYVPFNEPDNIWYNVEDRRQALLDDWRAVFCHIRLLDPYAKIVGPNFANYHSAFYREFLVFCKENDCLPNVISWHELNDGFFSGWRQRYAEYRQFERELGIAPLEICINEYARITGDLGVPGKLIQWVARFEESKVDACLAYWTDAGSFDNLLARDSATQATGGWWLYKWYGDMAGTTVAVAAPDPDAEGLSGLAALDAAGRRARVLLGGAEGAADVLVRGLDAAPWLGRSARVAVWEAADTGLAPSPGPALLREDVLPIEGGELRIPMAGMRATSAYQIVLAPGDEEIAPHAPGRYRPERAGGGSFVVTAEDDRTHRVVVRYEAPTASAAQLRLNGQPLARLELPAAGRERWAELALDVFLTAGVNQIELSGEAPLHIAWLDLAPAAPPQRYEAEAETNILSGGAERAGDSSASGGAYVGGLGGDGALEFTGVQAPAEGLYRMAVRYANAEHRGAHDYNVQVVDRPAEIRVNGGAAQIVRFRNTFAWDCYRTRVVDVWLRAGENRIRFGGGAPAPHIDSIAIAPAIRLGATNE, from the coding sequence ATGACTCCAGGTGACACCATCCAGCTGACGGTCGATCTCTCGCAGCCCACCGGCCCGCTGCGCCACGGCGCCTCCGGCGCGCTCTACGGCCTGGGCAACGCGGGCATCCCCAGTGCTCATGCCCTGGCCCCCATCCGCCCGCAGGTGGCGGCCCAGAAGCCCGAGGGCGGCCTGCAGCACCCCAACGGCGACGCGCTGGATGTGGCGGCCACCTTCCACGCGGCGGGCGGGCGCGAGATCGAGATCTACATGCAGGACATCTACGCCCGCTGGCCCTACGAGCAGCTCGGGCTGGATGACTACCTGGAGAAGGTCGGCCAGATCGTGCGCGGCGTGCTGGACAGCCCCCACCGCGCCATGTTCTCCTATGTGCCCTTCAACGAGCCGGACAATATCTGGTACAACGTTGAGGACCGCAGGCAGGCGCTGCTGGATGACTGGCGGGCGGTGTTCTGCCACATACGCCTGCTTGACCCCTATGCGAAAATCGTTGGGCCAAACTTTGCAAACTACCATAGCGCATTTTATCGCGAGTTCCTGGTGTTCTGCAAGGAAAACGACTGTCTGCCCAACGTGATCTCCTGGCACGAGCTGAACGACGGCTTTTTTAGCGGCTGGCGGCAGCGCTACGCTGAGTACCGCCAGTTCGAGCGCGAGCTGGGCATCGCGCCGCTGGAGATCTGCATCAACGAGTACGCGCGGATCACGGGCGACCTGGGCGTGCCCGGCAAGCTCATCCAGTGGGTCGCGCGCTTCGAGGAGAGCAAGGTGGACGCCTGCCTCGCCTACTGGACCGACGCAGGCTCGTTCGACAACCTGCTGGCCCGCGACAGCGCCACCCAGGCCACCGGCGGCTGGTGGCTCTACAAGTGGTACGGCGACATGGCGGGCACCACCGTGGCCGTGGCCGCCCCCGACCCCGACGCCGAGGGCCTGAGCGGCCTGGCCGCGCTGGACGCGGCGGGGCGGCGCGCGCGGGTGCTGCTGGGCGGTGCCGAGGGCGCGGCGGATGTGCTGGTGCGCGGCCTGGATGCCGCGCCCTGGCTGGGCCGCAGCGCCCGCGTGGCGGTGTGGGAGGCGGCGGACACCGGCCTCGCGCCCTCGCCAGGGCCTGCGCTGCTGCGCGAGGATGTGCTGCCGATCGAGGGCGGCGAGCTGCGCATCCCCATGGCGGGCATGCGCGCCACCAGCGCCTACCAGATCGTGCTGGCCCCCGGCGACGAGGAGATCGCGCCCCACGCGCCAGGGCGCTACCGCCCCGAGCGCGCGGGCGGCGGCTCATTCGTGGTGACGGCGGAGGACGACCGCACGCACCGCGTGGTGGTGCGCTACGAGGCCCCCACGGCCAGCGCCGCCCAGCTTCGGCTGAACGGCCAGCCGCTGGCCCGCCTGGAGCTGCCCGCCGCAGGCCGGGAGCGCTGGGCTGAGCTGGCGCTGGATGTGTTCCTGACCGCCGGGGTCAACCAGATCGAGCTGTCGGGCGAGGCCCCGCTGCACATCGCCTGGCTCGATCTGGCCCCCGCCGCGCCGCCCCAGCGCTACGAGGCCGAGGCCGAGACCAACATCCTGAGCGGCGGGGCCGAGCGTGCGGGCGACAGCTCGGCCTCGGGCGGGGCCTACGTGGGCGGCCTGGGCGGCGATGGCGCGCTGGAGTTCACCGGCGTGCAGGCCCCCGCCGAGGGGCTCTACCGCATGGCCGTGCGCTACGCCAACGCCGAGCACCGCGGCGCGCACGACTACAACGTGCAGGTGGTCGACCGCCCCGCCGAGATCCGCGTGAACGGCGGCGCGGCCCAGATCGTCCGCTTCCGCAACACCTTCGCGTGGGACTGCTACCGCACCCGCGTGGTGGATGTGTGGCTGCGGGCGGGCGAGAACCGCATCCGCTTCGGCGGCGGCGCGCCCGCGCCCCACATCGACAGCATCGCCATCGCGCCCGCCATCCGCCTGGGCGCGACGAACGAATAG
- a CDS encoding alpha-glucosidase/alpha-galactosidase, with translation MAKIAFLGAGSTVFARNLLGDIFSFPELADSTISLYDIDAARLRTSEVVAGNMARAAGGRATIQATQDRRRALDGADYAICMIQVGGYRPSTVVDFEIPKKYGLRQTIADTLGIGGIMRGLRTIPVLLDMCRDMEEVCPDVTFLQYVNPMAMNCWAIGRATKIRTVGLCHSVQNTAEELSRDIGVPVDEINYTCAGINHMAFYLRFERQGQDLYPLIRQVAQEGRAPDWNRVRYEMLQRLGYFVTESSEHFSEYVPWFIKRDRPDLIDRFNIPLDEYPRRCENQLADWEGMRVALEDPDPAAMARYEQARREQWLAHLQAHDPQRAEQLRAEWAAEQAEGHKRHSGEYGSLIIHSMETGQPRVVYGNVPNAGLIDNLPQGCCVEVPILVDKNGLQPTHVGALPPHLAAMMQTNVNVQGLTVEAALTGQREHIYHAAMLDPHTAAELSLDQIWSLVDDLIAAHGDWLPAYR, from the coding sequence ATGGCAAAGATAGCCTTTCTTGGCGCGGGCAGCACCGTGTTCGCCCGCAACCTGCTCGGCGACATTTTTAGCTTCCCCGAGCTGGCCGACTCGACCATCAGCCTGTACGACATCGACGCCGCCCGCCTGCGCACATCCGAGGTGGTGGCGGGCAACATGGCCCGTGCCGCCGGTGGCCGCGCCACCATCCAGGCTACCCAAGATAGGCGGCGCGCCCTGGACGGGGCCGACTACGCCATCTGCATGATCCAGGTCGGCGGCTACCGCCCCAGCACCGTGGTCGACTTCGAGATCCCCAAGAAGTACGGCCTGCGCCAGACCATCGCCGACACCCTGGGCATCGGCGGGATCATGCGCGGCCTGCGCACCATCCCCGTGCTGCTCGACATGTGCCGCGACATGGAGGAGGTCTGCCCCGATGTGACCTTCCTGCAGTACGTGAACCCCATGGCCATGAACTGCTGGGCCATCGGTCGCGCCACCAAGATCCGCACCGTGGGCCTCTGCCACAGCGTGCAGAACACCGCCGAGGAGCTGTCGCGCGACATCGGCGTGCCGGTGGACGAGATCAACTACACCTGCGCGGGCATCAACCACATGGCCTTCTACCTGCGCTTCGAGCGCCAGGGCCAGGATCTCTACCCGCTCATCCGCCAGGTGGCCCAGGAGGGCCGCGCCCCCGACTGGAACCGCGTGCGCTACGAGATGCTCCAGCGCCTCGGCTACTTCGTCACCGAGTCCAGCGAGCACTTCAGCGAGTACGTGCCCTGGTTCATCAAGCGCGACCGCCCGGACCTGATCGACCGCTTCAACATCCCGCTGGATGAGTACCCCCGCCGCTGCGAGAACCAGCTGGCCGACTGGGAGGGCATGCGCGTCGCCCTAGAAGACCCCGACCCCGCCGCCATGGCCCGCTACGAGCAGGCCCGCCGCGAGCAGTGGCTGGCCCACCTGCAGGCCCACGACCCCCAGCGCGCCGAGCAGCTGCGCGCCGAGTGGGCCGCCGAGCAGGCCGAGGGCCACAAGCGCCACTCCGGCGAGTACGGCTCGCTGATCATCCACTCGATGGAGACCGGCCAGCCCCGCGTGGTCTACGGCAACGTGCCCAACGCGGGCCTGATCGACAACCTGCCCCAGGGCTGCTGCGTCGAGGTGCCCATCCTGGTTGACAAGAACGGCCTCCAGCCCACCCACGTGGGCGCGCTGCCGCCCCACCTGGCCGCCATGATGCAGACCAACGTCAACGTCCAGGGCCTCACGGTGGAGGCCGCGCTCACTGGCCAGCGCGAGCACATCTACCACGCCGCCATGCTCGATCCCCACACCGCCGCCGAGCTGAGCCTCGACCAGATCTGGTCGCTGGTGGATGACCTGATCGCCGCCCACGGCGACTGGCTGCCCGCCTACCGCTGA
- a CDS encoding AAA family ATPase: protein MLYIFAGLPGAGKSTLARQLAQRLNAAYLRVDTIEQALRDAGVVIHGPEGYMIAYRVAGDNLRIGLPVVADTVNPLQITRDAWRAVAAQADAPYVEIEIICSDLDEHRRRVETRAADIEGFPLPTWDDVTQRQFEEWDTTHIQIDTAGQTPAQSIAALEHALTLRS, encoded by the coding sequence CTCGCCCGGCAGCTGGCCCAGCGGCTGAACGCCGCATACCTGCGCGTAGACACCATCGAGCAGGCGCTCCGCGACGCCGGGGTGGTGATCCATGGCCCCGAGGGCTACATGATCGCCTACCGGGTGGCAGGCGACAACCTCAGAATTGGGCTGCCTGTCGTGGCCGACACGGTCAACCCCCTGCAGATCACCCGCGACGCATGGCGCGCGGTCGCCGCCCAGGCCGATGCGCCATATGTCGAGATCGAGATCATCTGCTCTGATCTGGATGAGCACCGCAGGCGTGTCGAAACGCGCGCCGCAGATATCGAAGGCTTCCCGCTGCCCACCTGGGACGATGTCACCCAGCGCCAGTTTGAAGAATGGGATACCACGCACATCCAGATCGATACTGCCGGGCAGACGCCAGCCCAGAGCATCGCGGCGCTAGAGCACGCGCTCACGCTCCGATCATGA
- a CDS encoding ABC transporter ATP-binding protein: MSTEPILEVRNLKQYFPIRQGVMQRLVGQVKAVDDVSFTLREREVLGLVGESGCGKTTTGRAILRLYDPTDGQITFRTEDGQQVEIARISQRDMKPLRRQMRMIFQDPFSSLDPRMTVRDLIAEPLVIHRVASGRQLDDMVAQQMRTVGLNPDYMQRYPHQFSGGQRQRIGLARTLALNPRLIVADEPVSALDVSVQAQVLNLLQELRERLGLTMIFIAHDLSVVEHMCDRIAVMYVGKIVELAESETLLRRPLHPYTEALISAIPPADPDIRQSRIKLQGEIPSPASPPQGCVFHTRCRYAKEVCGHQPPPLVEVEPGHFSSCHFARELPLQGIEVQP; encoded by the coding sequence ATGAGCACAGAACCGATCTTGGAGGTGCGCAACCTCAAGCAGTACTTCCCCATCCGCCAGGGCGTGATGCAGCGCCTGGTGGGCCAGGTCAAGGCCGTGGACGACGTGAGCTTCACGCTGCGCGAGCGCGAGGTGCTGGGGCTGGTGGGCGAGAGCGGCTGCGGCAAGACCACCACGGGCCGCGCCATCCTGCGGCTCTACGACCCGACCGACGGCCAGATCACGTTCCGCACCGAGGACGGCCAGCAGGTTGAGATCGCCCGCATCAGCCAGCGCGACATGAAGCCGCTGCGCCGCCAGATGCGCATGATCTTCCAGGATCCGTTCAGCTCGCTCGACCCGCGCATGACGGTGCGCGACCTGATCGCCGAGCCGCTGGTCATCCACCGCGTGGCCAGCGGCAGGCAGCTGGATGATATGGTGGCCCAGCAGATGCGCACCGTCGGCCTCAACCCCGACTACATGCAGCGCTACCCGCACCAGTTCTCCGGCGGGCAGCGCCAGCGCATCGGCCTGGCCCGCACCCTGGCGCTCAACCCGCGCCTGATCGTGGCCGACGAGCCGGTGTCGGCGCTGGATGTCTCCGTCCAGGCACAGGTGCTCAACCTGCTGCAGGAGCTGCGCGAGCGCCTGGGGCTGACCATGATCTTCATCGCCCACGATCTCTCGGTGGTGGAGCATATGTGCGACCGCATCGCCGTGATGTACGTGGGCAAGATCGTGGAGCTGGCCGAGTCCGAGACGCTGCTGCGCCGCCCGCTCCACCCCTACACCGAGGCGCTGATCTCGGCCATCCCGCCCGCCGACCCCGACATCCGCCAGAGCCGCATCAAGCTCCAGGGCGAGATCCCCAGCCCGGCCAGCCCGCCGCAGGGCTGCGTGTTCCACACCCGCTGCCGCTACGCCAAGGAGGTCTGCGGGCACCAGCCGCCGCCGCTGGTCGAGGTCGAGCCGGGGCATTTCTCCAGCTGCCACTTCGCCCGCGAGCTGCCGCTCCAGGGCATCGAGGTGCAGCCATGA
- a CDS encoding alpha-glucosidase/alpha-galactosidase: MAPKITFIGAGSVVFTRNLCSDILLTPALQESTICLMDLDPARLAQARDLVQALIDARGLKAKVEATTDQREAVRGAGYVVTTFQQGGLEAYKLDIEIPQRYGVEQCVGDTLGPGGVFRALRTIPVLIQLGRDMDELAPDALLLNYVNPMAANCWAYDRATGRPHVGLCHSVQGTSEMLARWAGAPYGEVNFRCAGINHQAFFLSFRRGTQDLYPQLWEAIQDSTIYGEEPVRIDMMKHFGYFVTESSGHASEYVPYFRKSAAMVNGELVPRFTSKGDFWFDNGRTGGYLRHCIERLDEAQHEFDDLISGAKAPPEERTHEYGSWIIEAVETDRPIRINGNVPNRDLVPNLPAGCCVEVPCLVDRNGIQPTRVDDYPPQLAALNRTNINVQELIVHAALTGQIEAVHHAVLLDPLTAAVATLPQIHAMTDELLKAQARWLPQFPALR; this comes from the coding sequence ATGGCCCCCAAGATCACCTTCATCGGAGCGGGGAGCGTCGTGTTCACCCGCAACCTCTGCAGCGATATTCTGCTCACCCCCGCGCTCCAGGAGAGCACCATCTGCCTGATGGATCTCGACCCGGCCCGCCTGGCCCAGGCCCGCGACCTGGTGCAGGCCCTGATCGACGCGCGCGGCCTGAAGGCCAAGGTCGAGGCCACCACCGACCAGCGCGAGGCCGTGCGCGGCGCGGGCTACGTGGTCACCACCTTTCAGCAGGGCGGCCTGGAGGCCTACAAGCTCGACATCGAGATCCCGCAGCGCTACGGCGTGGAGCAGTGCGTGGGCGACACACTCGGCCCCGGCGGCGTGTTCCGCGCCCTGCGCACCATCCCTGTGCTCATCCAGCTGGGGCGCGATATGGACGAGCTGGCCCCCGACGCGCTGCTGCTCAACTACGTGAACCCCATGGCCGCCAACTGTTGGGCCTACGACCGCGCCACCGGCCGCCCGCACGTGGGGCTCTGCCACAGCGTGCAGGGCACCAGCGAGATGCTGGCCCGCTGGGCGGGCGCGCCCTACGGCGAGGTCAACTTTCGCTGCGCGGGCATCAACCACCAGGCCTTCTTCCTCAGCTTCCGGCGCGGCACCCAGGATCTCTACCCGCAGCTCTGGGAGGCCATCCAGGACTCTACGATCTACGGCGAGGAGCCGGTGCGCATCGACATGATGAAGCACTTCGGCTACTTCGTCACCGAGTCCAGCGGCCACGCCAGCGAGTACGTGCCCTACTTCCGCAAGAGCGCCGCCATGGTGAACGGCGAGCTGGTGCCGCGCTTCACCAGCAAGGGCGACTTCTGGTTCGACAACGGGCGCACCGGCGGCTACCTGCGCCACTGCATCGAGCGCCTAGATGAGGCCCAGCACGAGTTCGACGACCTGATCTCGGGCGCGAAGGCCCCGCCCGAGGAGCGCACCCACGAGTACGGCTCGTGGATCATCGAGGCGGTGGAGACCGACCGGCCCATCCGCATCAACGGCAACGTGCCTAACCGCGACCTCGTCCCCAATCTGCCTGCGGGCTGCTGCGTCGAGGTGCCCTGCCTGGTCGACCGCAACGGCATCCAGCCCACCCGCGTGGATGACTACCCGCCGCAGCTGGCCGCGCTCAACCGCACCAACATCAACGTGCAGGAGCTGATCGTCCACGCCGCGCTCACCGGCCAGATCGAGGCCGTGCACCACGCCGTGCTGCTCGACCCGCTCACCGCCGCCGTGGCCACCCTGCCCCAGATCCACGCCATGACCGACGAGCTGCTCAAGGCCCAGGCCCGCTGGCTCCCGCAGTTCCCTGCTCTCCGCTAG
- a CDS encoding ABC transporter permease: protein MPLAMPAAEERRESYGALVWRKFRKSKIAIGGGVLIMMLVFMAIFADFLAASDPITPNMQFAYTRPQQIYFIDSHGQFHIQPFTFGQKQELDPATFLPSWKTDYSKPYPIRLFVQGYEYKLLGLIPSRLHLYGVDEGGTIFLLGTDKFGRDMLGRIAMGARISLSLSVVATLIIIAVGATVGIISGYYGGWADNLIQRFIEFLQSFPALPLWMALAAIIPITWDQTLIFITMSAIFALLGWTQLARQIRGKVLALRETDFILAAKEMGASDARIIFRHLFPNCLSHIIVVLTLTIPSIILSESFLSFLGIGIQEPLVSWGTMMREAQSLQTLGSNPWLMWPALFIVLAVVGFNFLGDGLRDAVDPYAVD, encoded by the coding sequence ATGCCCCTGGCCATGCCCGCCGCCGAGGAGCGGCGCGAGAGCTACGGCGCGCTCGTGTGGCGCAAGTTCCGCAAGAGCAAGATCGCCATCGGCGGCGGCGTGCTGATCATGATGCTGGTGTTTATGGCGATCTTCGCCGACTTCCTCGCGGCCAGCGACCCGATCACGCCCAACATGCAGTTCGCCTACACCCGCCCGCAGCAGATCTACTTTATCGACTCGCACGGCCAGTTTCACATCCAGCCCTTCACCTTCGGCCAGAAGCAGGAGCTGGACCCGGCCACCTTTTTGCCGAGCTGGAAGACCGACTACAGCAAGCCCTACCCCATCCGCCTGTTTGTGCAGGGCTACGAGTACAAGCTGCTGGGCCTCATCCCCAGCCGCCTGCACCTCTACGGCGTGGATGAGGGCGGCACGATCTTCCTGCTGGGCACCGACAAGTTTGGCCGCGACATGCTGGGCCGCATCGCCATGGGCGCGCGTATCTCGCTCTCGCTCTCGGTGGTGGCCACGCTGATCATCATCGCCGTGGGCGCGACGGTGGGCATTATCTCGGGCTACTACGGCGGCTGGGCCGACAACCTGATCCAGCGCTTCATCGAGTTCTTGCAGAGCTTCCCGGCCCTGCCGCTGTGGATGGCGCTGGCCGCGATCATCCCGATCACGTGGGATCAGACGCTGATCTTTATCACCATGTCGGCGATCTTCGCGCTGCTGGGCTGGACCCAGCTGGCCCGCCAGATCCGCGGCAAGGTGCTGGCCCTGCGCGAGACCGACTTTATCCTGGCGGCCAAGGAGATGGGCGCGTCCGACGCGCGGATCATCTTCCGCCACCTGTTCCCGAACTGCCTGAGCCATATCATCGTGGTGCTGACGCTCACCATCCCGTCGATCATCCTCTCCGAGAGCTTCCTGAGCTTTCTGGGCATCGGCATCCAGGAGCCGCTGGTGAGCTGGGGTACTATGATGCGCGAGGCCCAGAGCCTGCAGACGCTGGGCAGCAACCCGTGGCTGATGTGGCCAGCGCTGTTTATTGTGCTGGCCGTGGTCGGCTTTAATTTCCTTGGCGACGGCCTGCGCGACGCGGTGGACCCCTACGCGGTCGACTAG
- a CDS encoding DUF4157 domain-containing protein, with product MSHQRLRRPRQQPTSAQPTAEAQQPSAAPISLDHSFGAVPLHGLPIQAKLTVGAADDPYEREADRVADQVMAAPDREIEEQATAAISPLDAGGLRTSREGAAGSFEAGAGFEQQLGAAGGGSPLPEATRAFMEPRFGADFSGVRIHTGGESAQLNRQVSAQAFTHGSDIYMGEGHTDIGSGAGQRLLAHELTHVVQQTGGVARKPVVQRKLGGALAQINEEGLRVQLVAKGISIPFKDRRALFAAVQSSDQDFTSIDDVLRAFQNQYGLPAFSGSAEAAPSAEVEAQQAQPVEEKQPAEKQPEEEKQSAPPLAAIAKASEEAQQEVQQEVAKRAQEKPKQAVSGDKGPAEAEQSAPEAQGGGGLIINYVWFGNNKLGALEKFNIYSWRALGHTVNIYIQPFGAKAPHTVESLGLEAGDANIIDLSTTLGNDNSAEVGTPQAELKDARSILNRWLHAARQTESPKREHIYNMVDLTKSYLGGTQQGIVLDMKVGPSPHLQAYAESFNKNFISYSRGGNTAGGLPENQSIGTMQESEELRLLYAKAFNAKIQSVANENHNDKLFDKITGYHGQSHNATGQALDVATQDPSGKPVGDKFPVGEIGPQNHGPFRVFKAAGDQSNKAGSMRTDPRAVFNLADDVLKRELMKTEGANKTFIAKAKAAQGNLPRPNLW from the coding sequence ATGTCACATCAGCGTCTCCGCCGCCCGCGCCAGCAGCCCACATCCGCACAGCCGACCGCCGAGGCCCAGCAGCCCAGTGCGGCCCCTATATCGCTCGACCATAGCTTTGGGGCGGTGCCGCTGCATGGCCTGCCTATCCAGGCCAAGCTCACCGTGGGCGCAGCCGATGACCCCTACGAGCGCGAGGCCGACCGCGTGGCCGACCAAGTGATGGCCGCGCCCGACCGCGAGATCGAGGAGCAGGCGACCGCCGCGATCTCGCCGCTGGACGCGGGCGGGCTGCGCACCAGCCGCGAGGGCGCGGCGGGCAGCTTCGAGGCGGGCGCGGGCTTCGAGCAGCAGCTGGGCGCTGCGGGCGGCGGCAGCCCGCTGCCCGAGGCCACGCGGGCCTTCATGGAGCCGCGCTTTGGCGCCGACTTCTCGGGGGTGCGCATCCACACCGGCGGCGAGTCCGCCCAGCTCAACCGCCAGGTGAGCGCCCAGGCCTTCACCCACGGCTCGGACATCTACATGGGCGAGGGCCACACCGACATCGGCTCGGGCGCGGGGCAGCGCCTGCTGGCCCACGAGCTGACCCACGTGGTGCAGCAGACCGGCGGGGTGGCCCGCAAGCCCGTGGTGCAGCGCAAGCTCGGCGGCGCGCTGGCGCAGATAAATGAAGAGGGCTTACGCGTTCAGCTCGTCGCTAAAGGCATATCGATCCCGTTTAAAGATCGGCGCGCGCTTTTTGCGGCCGTGCAAAGCTCTGACCAGGACTTCACAAGCATCGACGACGTGCTGCGCGCCTTCCAAAACCAGTATGGCCTGCCCGCGTTCAGCGGCAGCGCCGAGGCCGCGCCGAGCGCGGAGGTTGAGGCGCAGCAGGCCCAGCCTGTTGAGGAGAAGCAGCCTGCGGAGAAGCAGCCCGAGGAGGAAAAACAGTCCGCCCCACCGCTGGCCGCCATCGCCAAGGCCAGCGAGGAGGCCCAGCAGGAGGTCCAGCAGGAGGTTGCTAAGCGCGCCCAGGAGAAACCCAAGCAGGCGGTGAGCGGGGATAAGGGGCCAGCCGAAGCTGAGCAATCCGCCCCAGAGGCACAGGGTGGCGGCGGGTTGATCATCAACTATGTGTGGTTTGGCAATAATAAGCTGGGGGCCCTGGAGAAGTTCAACATCTACTCCTGGCGCGCGCTCGGCCACACCGTCAATATCTACATCCAGCCCTTCGGTGCCAAAGCCCCTCACACCGTAGAGAGCTTGGGGCTGGAGGCGGGCGATGCAAACATCATCGATTTGAGCACTACCCTTGGGAATGACAACAGCGCCGAGGTGGGGACGCCGCAGGCGGAGTTGAAAGATGCGCGGTCGATCCTAAACAGGTGGCTTCATGCGGCACGACAAACCGAGAGCCCTAAGAGAGAACATATATACAACATGGTCGACCTTACAAAGTCGTATCTCGGCGGCACGCAGCAGGGTATCGTCTTGGACATGAAGGTGGGACCAAGCCCGCACCTGCAGGCCTATGCGGAGAGCTTTAATAAGAACTTTATCAGCTATTCTCGCGGTGGGAATACCGCAGGAGGGCTACCCGAGAACCAGAGCATTGGCACCATGCAGGAATCTGAGGAGCTGCGCTTGCTCTATGCCAAGGCCTTTAATGCGAAGATCCAGAGCGTTGCGAATGAAAACCATAACGATAAGTTGTTCGACAAGATAACGGGTTACCATGGTCAATCGCATAATGCTACGGGGCAAGCGCTTGATGTGGCCACGCAGGACCCATCGGGCAAGCCAGTGGGTGATAAATTCCCTGTGGGGGAGATTGGCCCGCAGAATCATGGCCCTTTCCGGGTCTTTAAAGCTGCTGGCGATCAGTCGAACAAAGCAGGCAGCATGCGAACTGATCCGAGGGCGGTCTTTAATCTCGCCGACGATGTGCTAAAACGGGAACTCATGAAAACAGAGGGCGCTAATAAGACCTTTATTGCGAAGGCGAAAGCGGCGCAGGGCAATCTTCCTCGCCCAAATCTTTGGTAA